A genomic stretch from Helianthus annuus cultivar XRQ/B chromosome 1, HanXRQr2.0-SUNRISE, whole genome shotgun sequence includes:
- the LOC110933804 gene encoding uncharacterized protein LOC110933804, with product MASNPWWPSSSDDEEEMFFANAVLRAGQILIEEEEEDEEEEEEIGENVITTRIRINRDRQGAHEKLVNDYFSDEPLYNADIFRRRFRMSRRLFTRIANDLAGLDPFFTQRPDARNYEGFTTLQKCTAAIRQLAYGTVADALDEYLQMSARTTRECLYRFCHNVVKLYSKKYLRKPNAYDVQQLYQAHEARHGFPGMLGSIDCMHWGWHNCPTAWRGQYTRGDHGYPTVILEAVASQDLWIWHSFFGLPGSLNDLNMLYQSAIFTDVVNGTGPDTSFTVSGVEYRRGYYLADGIYPSWSTIVKTIPYPEDEKRKKFAKRQEAARKDIERAFGVLRKKWAIVAQRARAFTPKRLRLCMYACILLHNMIIEDEGRAICEYDENASWGNTVPVDPPQQDLNSFSLTNDFTHANLQQDLVEHIWNNVNIVEGDGAEDEDEDE from the exons ATGGCTTCTAATCCTTGGTGGCCCTCGTCTTCGGATGACGAAGAGGAGATGTTTTTCGCAAACGCTGTTCTACGGGCGGGACAGATTTTAatcgaagaggaagaggaagacgaagaggaagaggaagaaattGGTGAAAATGTTATTACCACACGAATACGCATTAACAGAGACCGCCAAG GAGCGCACGAGAAATTGGTGAACGATTATTTTTCGGATGAGCCACTTTACAACGCCGACATTTTTAGACGCAGGTTCCGAATGAGTCGCCGCTTATTCACAAGGATTGCCAATGATTTGGCGGGGCTAGACCCGTTTTTCACGCAACGTCCTGATGCTCGAAATTATGAAGGGTTTACAACGTTACAAAAGTGTACTGCGGCCATTCGACAACTCGCGTACGGGACAGTGGCCGACGCTTTGGACGAGTACTTACAGATGTCGGCAAGAACTACGCGGGAATGTTTGTATCGGTTTTGCCATAATGTGGTGAAACTGTATAGCAAAAAATATTTGCGGAAACCAAACGCGTATGATGTTCAACAGTTGTACCAAGCGCATGAAGCAAGGCACGGGTTTCCGGGAATGCTTGGTAGCATTGATTGTATGCATTGGGGGTGGCATAATTGCCCGACTGCGTGGCGCGGCCAATATACGCGAGGTGATCACGGCTATCCAACCGTGATACTTGAAGCTGTGGCATCACAAGATTTGTGGATATGGCATTCTTTCTTTGGTCTCCCTGGTTCACTCAACGACCTCAACATGTTATACCAATCGGCCATCTTTACCGATGTCGTTAATGGAACGGGACCGGACACAAGTTTTACAGTTTCTGGGGTTGAGTATAGACGTGGGTATTATCTAGCTGACGGGATATATCCGTCTTGGTCTACAATTGTGAAGACTATTCCGTATCCCGAGGACGAAAAACGGAAAAAATTTGCCAAGCGTCAAGAAGCTGCAAGAAAAGACATCGAACGCGCTTTTGGTGTCTTACGAAAAAAATGGGCCATCGTTGCACAACGGGCACGTGCGTTCACCCCAAAAAGGCTGCGTCTTTGTATGTACGCTTGCATTTTGCTCCATAACATGATTATTGAAGACGAAGGTCGGGCGATTTGTGAGTATGATGAGAATGCATCTTGGGGGAACACTGTCCCGGTTGATCCCCCACaacaggatttaaactcgttcTCGCTAACAAACGACTTCACGCATGCAAACCTTCAACAAGATTTGGTAGAACATATTTGGAACAACGTTAACATTGTGGAGGGTGACGGAGCCGAAGACGAAGACGAAGACGAGTAG